Proteins from a genomic interval of Sander vitreus isolate 19-12246 chromosome 6, sanVit1, whole genome shotgun sequence:
- the irx2a gene encoding iroquois-class homeodomain protein IRX-2a gives MSYPQGYLYQPPGSLALYSCPAYGASALAAPRNEDLARSSSGSAFSPYPGSAAFSASASAGFSSPLSYSTDPTTGFPSYMSSPYDAHTSGMAGALSYHPYGSPGYPYQLNDPAYRKNATRDATATLKAWLQEHRKNPYPTKGEKIMLAIITKMTLTQVSTWFANARRRLKKENKMTWAPRNKSEDEDEEDGDGERKEVERSEKALDNSEASAEDEGISLHVDTLTDHSCSAESDGEKVSCREELGSDPAGNKCDEDGEDQNHDPRAQLSPISVTSSPRTGVEAPLLSHHHHHHLHHLHHLHSQREDLARSLVNSNTIHTNKSSSCLDSRPSAPQNPTVKPKLWSLAEIATSDQKQQHQQPGQPNCPSSSGGLLTPPTSSTTSPAASSPSLYPAPSILGRPIYYTSPFYSNYTNYGNFSPLQGQGILRYTNSSGVSLVAAAAAAAAAAAAAAAANEGLSSEASTNPKHRPDSPLVKNNPNHIVVVEQQQQQHFRSANLEAKKGT, from the exons ATGTCCTATCCTCAGGGTTACCTCTACCAGCCCCCGGGCTCTCTGGCTCTTTATTCGTGTCCGGCTTACGGGGCCTCGGCTCTGGCTGCCCCGCGGAATGAAGACTTGGCGAGGTCGTCCTCTGGCTCAGCCTTCAGTCCTTACCCTGGATCGGCTGCTTTCTCCGCCTCTGCCAGTGCAGGCTTCTCCAGTCCACTGTCATACTCCACGGATCCAACTACGGGATTCCCATCATACATG AGCTCTCCATATGACGCACACACGTCGGGCATGGCCGGGGCATTAAGTTACCACCCATATGGGAGTCCAGGGTACCCATACCAACTCAACGACCCGGCTTACCGCAAAAACGCCACCAGGGACGCCACGGCCACCCTGAAGGCCTGGCTGCAGGAACACAGGAAGAACCCGTACCCGACCAAAGGAGAGAAGATCATGCTGGCCATTATCACCAAGATGACGCTGACGCAGGTCTCCACATGGTTCGCCAACGCCAGGAGGAGGCTCAAGAAGGAAAACAAGATGACCTGGGCGCCCAGGAATAAGAGCGAAGACGAGGACGAGGAGGACGGGGACGGAGAGAGGAAAGAAGTGGAGCGCTCTGAAAAAGCCCTGGATAACAGCGAGGCTTCAGCAGAGGATGAAG GTATCAGCCTGCACGTGGACACTCTGACAGACCACTCGTGCTCGGCAGAGTCCGACGGGGAGAAGGTCAGCTGTCGGGAGGAGCTGGGCTCTGACCCGGCCGGCAACAAATGCGACGAGGACGGCGAGGACCAGAACCACGACCCGCGGGCTCAGCTCTCGCCCATATCCGTCACATCATCGCCTCGAACGGGAGTAGAAGCTCCACTTCTCagtcaccaccaccatcaccacctccATCATCTCCACCATCTCCACAGCCAGCGCGAGGATTTGGCCCGGAGCCTCGTCAATAGCAACACTATTCATACCAATAAATCGTCTTCATGCCTCGATAGCAGACCTTCTGCGCCTCAGAACCCTACAGTCAAGCCCAAATTGTGGTCGCTGGCGGAAATTGCTACCTCGGACCAAAAGCAGCAACATCAGCAGCCCGGGCAACCGAACTGCCCCTCCTCCAGCGGTGGCCTCCTTACCCCCCCTACGTCTTCCACCACCTCCCCGGCTGCCAGTTCCCCCTCCCTCTACCCGGCCCCCTCCATCCTTGGAAGACCTATTTATTACACGTCTCCCTTTTATAGCAATTACACAAACTATGGCAACTTCAGCCCCCTGCAGGGCCAAGGGATCCTGCGGTATACTAATTCATCTGGAGTGAGTCTGGTtgctgccgccgccgccgccgccgccgctgccgccgccgccgctgctGCAAACGAGGGTCTGAGCTCCGAGGCGAGCACAAACCCCAAACACAGGCCAGACTCTCCCCTCGTTAAAAATAACCCGAACCACATTGTAGTTgtcgagcagcagcagcaacagcatttCAGATCCGCAAATTTAGAAGCAAAGAAAGGTACGTAA